A single window of Candidatus Rhabdochlamydia oedothoracis DNA harbors:
- a CDS encoding IS30 family transposase encodes MIFNNQTQGETLPKGYHHLTYDQRCQIYILKARGDTSSSIANILKVHHSTISRELKRNKGQRGYRHQQAQEKAFLRKNSQPNKKMTPQIVTRIEEKIKLQWSPIQISGWLKRHGKEHVSHETIYNHIWKDKRQGGQLYRELRHRGKKYNKQRKGASGRGNMPGRIDIKQRPCIVEKKTRLGDWELDTVIGAGHKGVIVSMVERTSKLTKLAKVSHKTAEEVSQALIEQLKPIKDFVHTLTADNGKEFAYHQMVSFELETDFYFATPYHSWERGLNEHTNGLVRQYFPKTQSFLDTTSKDIERVETLLNNRPRKALNFETPLEVFTRLSTNMLCSGAQ; translated from the coding sequence CCAAAGATGTCAGATTTATATTTTAAAAGCTAGAGGAGATACATCTAGCTCAATAGCAAACATTCTAAAAGTTCATCATAGCACTATTAGTAGGGAACTTAAGAGAAATAAAGGGCAACGAGGATACCGTCATCAGCAAGCTCAAGAAAAAGCATTTCTTAGAAAAAATTCTCAGCCCAATAAAAAAATGACTCCTCAAATAGTTACCCGTATTGAAGAAAAAATCAAGTTGCAATGGAGCCCTATACAAATATCCGGATGGCTTAAAAGACATGGTAAAGAACATGTTAGTCATGAGACCATCTATAATCATATCTGGAAAGATAAACGACAGGGAGGACAGCTTTATAGAGAGCTCCGTCATCGAGGGAAAAAATATAACAAGCAGAGAAAGGGAGCTTCTGGAAGAGGGAACATGCCTGGTCGTATAGATATTAAGCAACGGCCTTGTATTGTAGAAAAAAAGACTCGTTTAGGAGACTGGGAACTAGATACAGTCATAGGGGCAGGACATAAAGGCGTAATTGTATCAATGGTAGAAAGAACTTCCAAGCTAACTAAGCTCGCCAAAGTTTCTCATAAAACTGCAGAGGAAGTAAGTCAAGCGTTAATTGAACAACTTAAACCTATCAAAGATTTTGTACACACATTAACAGCAGACAACGGAAAAGAATTTGCCTATCACCAAATGGTTAGTTTCGAGCTAGAGACAGACTTCTACTTTGCAACGCCCTACCATTCTTGGGAAAGAGGCTTAAATGAGCATACAAACGGACTAGTTAGGCAATATTTTCCTAAAACACAAAGCTTTTTAGATACGACTTCCAAGGATATAGAAAGGGTGGAAACTTTACTAAATAACAGACCTAGAAAGGCTCTCAACTTCGAAACTCCACTAGAAGTGTTTACGAGATTATCTACAAACATGCTATGCTCGGGTGCACAATAG